A window of Cryptomeria japonica chromosome 3, Sugi_1.0, whole genome shotgun sequence contains these coding sequences:
- the LOC131069583 gene encoding LOB domain-containing protein 24: protein MGKKRKMISCAACRVQRKKCSKECVLAPHFPPNDPEKFAIVHRIFGTGQIIKLLQGMEGEQRADAVNSMVYEASARVKDPVHGCAKEFDGLQKQIDELESQLAATQAELKNLRSHYDKLVSFLGIEPPDSHLVEYATVSTSQPAEDIMYEEVDSFLPWASLWDT from the exons ATGggcaagaaaagaaagatgatatctTGTGCAGCGTGCAGAGTGCAGCGCAAGAAATGTTCAAAAGAATGTGTTTTGGCTCCTCACTTTCCTCCAAATGATCCAGAGAAGTTCGCAATTGTGCACAGGATATTTGGGACCGGCCAAATCATTAAACTGCTTCAA GGTATGGAGGGTGAGCAAAGAGCGGACGCAGTGAATAGCATGGTATATGAAGCGAGTGCAAGGGTGAAGGATCCCGTGCATGGATGTGCAAAAGAATTTGATGGCCTCCAGAAGCAAATTGATGAACTGGAATCCCAATTGGCAGCCACACAAGCAGAGTTAAAGAATCTGCGGTCTCATTATGATAAGCTCGTATCATTTCTGGGCATTGAACCTCCTGATTCTCATCTCGTTGAATATGCAACAGTTTCTACATCACAACCAGCGGAAGATATCATGTATGAGGAGGTGGATTCGTTTCTGCCCTGGGCGTCGCTATGGGATACATAG